Proteins co-encoded in one Brassica rapa cultivar Chiifu-401-42 chromosome A02, CAAS_Brap_v3.01, whole genome shotgun sequence genomic window:
- the LOC108869075 gene encoding zinc finger BED domain-containing protein RICESLEEPER 2-like gives MGSRSQPEDQSTFDPNYTPPNTVDFATQAVLATLAAAAEAGDQIASQEAGVTRADGKHQGSRKRLISLVDDTDDSDVEISQPTQKTKPRRQTSFRTATGKPMLQSTIDGGVGSSAQACSKGKSVPMKSVIRGGRRKSPTKSKKKKVSPTQSQKKKEKVAEDIPELGDELDEEEFDEDEIGEEEREERQKSDVWKDFKVVEKPNGKLKAACNHCKHEYAWQSHSHGTSGLRRHRERCKMYPRNRGRQQQLNIEGKVVSRKYDHTVFRQMVAKTIVQHDLPYSYVEYERVRDTWKYLNADVQTICRNTARADVYRLYESERDTLKRELATLPGRVSFTSDLWTSVKREGYMCVTAHYIDRNWKLNSKILTFCALPPPHTGMSIAVQLLTSLKEWGIDKKVFSVTLDNATSNDSMQDIVKSQLNLNDDLLCGGEFFHVRCAAHILNLIVQDGLKVIGDSLQKVRESVKYVLGSESREQLFQKCVDAAGVVESGWLILDVSTRWNSTYYMLERALKYRKAFVKLETFDKKGYKTAPTDEEWTRAANICDFLGPFAVITSLMSGSNYPTANLYFYQVWLIHDWLRGNEESADEIVRYMVRPMKEKFDKYWDEVSGVFAMAAVFDPQFKLSIVECCLGKLDISTRDAKVKNLRDKLSILFETYDKNSKNNSPSTEPRDTVPQKACAAGSMGLFGNYNDFFAFRKVSGIVSGKTPLEAYLEEPPLDITNFQSLDILDWWKDNAHRYGDLAAMACDLLSIPITTVASESSFSIGSRVLNKYRSRLLPENVQALICTRNWIKGYESYAHDEEIDGDGEEEKLPTFESIVDGEDEDE, from the exons CAGCTGAGGCTGGTGATCAGATCGCTTCTCAGGAAGCTGGTGTAACTCGTGCTGATGGGAAGCATCAAGGAAGCAGAAAAAGGCTTATCAGTCTTGTTGATGATACTGATGATTCTGATGTTGAAATCAGTCAACCAACCCAAAAAACCAAGCCTCGCAGACAGACCAGTTTCAGAACAGCCACGGGGAAACCCATGTTGCAATCAACTATCGATGGTGGCGTTGGCTCGTCTGCACAGGCGTGTAGTAAGGGGAAGTCTGTTCCTATGAAGTCTGTGATTCGTGGAGGGAGAAGAAAGTCGCCTACTAAGTCCAAAAAGAAGAAGGTTTCGCCTACTCAGTCgcaaaagaagaaggagaaggtcGCAGAGGACATACCCGAGCTTGGTGATGAACTGGATGAAGAAGAGTTTGATGAGGATGAAATCGGTGAAGAGGAAAGGGAAGAGAGGCAAAAATCAGATGTCTGGAAAGATTTCAAGGTGGTCGAAAAACCGAATGGAAAGTTGAAAGCTGCATGCAATCATTGCAAACATGAGTATGCATGGCAATCTCATTCGCATGGAACCAGTGGGTTGCGAAGACATCGGGAGAGATGTAAAATGTATCCAAGGAATCGAGGAAGGCAGCAACAACTCAATATCGAAGGGAAAGTGGTATCTCGCAAGTATGATCATACTGTGTTTAGGCAGATGGTAGCTAAGACAATAGTCCAGCATGATCTACCTTACTCGTACGTGGAGTATGAAAGAGTGAGAGACACGTGGAAGTATTTGAATGCTGATGTCCAAACCATTTGTCGAAACACAGCGAGAGCAGATGTGTATAGACTCTATGAAAGCGAGAGAGACACACTCAAGAGGGAATTAGCGACTCTCCCTGGACGAGTCTCCTTCACGTCTGACTTGTGGACATCCGTGAAACGGGAAGGATACATGTGTGTGACAGCACATTACATTGATCGGAATTGGAAGTTGAACAGCAAGATCCTGACGTTTTGTGCTCTACCACCACCACATACCGGTATGAGTATTGCGGTTCAACTCCTCACGTCACTGAAAGAGTGGGGAATTGATAAGAAGGTGTTCTCAGTCACATTAGATAATGCTACAAGTAATGACTCCATGCAGGACATTGTGAAGTCGCAGCTGAATTTGAATGATGATTTGTTGTGTGGAGGAGAGTTTTTTCATGTAAGATGTGCAGCTCACATACTTAATCTCATAGTGCAAGATGGGTTGAAGGTTATTGGAGACTCTTTGCAGAAAGTAAGAGAGAGTGTTAAGTATGTATTAGGATCGGAAAGCCGTGAACAATTGTTCCAAAAATGTGTGGATGCTGCGGGTGTAGTAGAAAGTGGGTGGCTGATACTGGACGTGTCAACGAGATGGAACTCAACTTACTATATGCTTGAAAGAGCCCTCAAGTACCGTAAAGCATTTGTTAAGTTGGAGACATTTGATAAGAAGGGTTATAAAACAGCGCCCACAGATGAGGAATGGACTAGAGCCGCTAATATCTGCGATTTTTTGGGTCCTTTTGCTGTGATCACAAGCTTGATGTCTGGTTCGAATTACCCGACTGCAAACCTGTATTTCTATCAGGTTTGGTTGATCCATGATTGGCTTCGGGGAAACGAGGAAAGCGCAGATGAGATTGTCAGATACATGGTGCGACCGATGAAGGAGAAGTTTGACAAATATTGGGATGAAGTTAGTGGTGTTTTTGCAATGGCAGCAGTCTTTGATCCACAGTTTAAGCTTTCAATTGTTGAATGTTGTTTAGGGAAGCTTGACATAAGTACACGTGATGCAAAGGTGAAGAACTTGCGTGACAAGCTCAGTATTCTGTTTGAGACATACGACAAAAACTCCAAGAATAACTCACCTTCCACTGAGCCACGTGACACTGTTCCGCAAAAAGCTTGTGCGGCAGGATCAATGGGACTGTTTGGGAACTACAAT GATTTCTTTGCATTTCGCAAAGTCAGTGGAATTGTTAGTGGAAAGACACCTCTAGAAGCTTATCTTGAAGAACCACCTTTGGACATTACTAATTTCCAGAGCTTGGACATCCTCGATTGGTGGAAAGATAATGCGCATCGGTATGGTGACTTGGCTGCAATGGCATGTGATCTGCTAAGTATTCCAATCACAACAGTGGCTTCGGAGTCCTCCTTCAGTATTGGATCGCGAGTTCTAAACAAATATAGGAGTCGTCTACTCCCAGAAAATGTGCAAGCTCTGATATGCACTAGGAATTGGATCAAAGGATATGAATCTTACGCACATG ATGAAGAAATCGATggtgatggagaagaagag